The Spirosoma foliorum genome has a window encoding:
- a CDS encoding site-specific integrase, with product MNTNVVISLDTRRAKKDGTFPVIMRLGHNAQTTSIHLGVSVAEKDWDEQKRNVKKTYKGVSSATRLINQIDKAKTDAMDIIFKLQELGILQTLSITSLKDRITQKEAKDSFLQFASQCVDELIKAHRVGTARSYKGLISVLKEYRKGKDLLFKEITYDFLSRFETNHKSKGNGANGLAVYMRTIRAIYNKAIKSGVADKELYPFDDYKIKTAPTEKRALDGEFLKTIIQLDIPANHLCFNTRNYFVASYMMYGMNFADMAYLEKSSVENGRVRYRRRKTGKLYDIKITPQLESILVHYMQQTPDSKFVFPILKRDSPTLREKDIQWARKRYNKKLKLLASLCGIDSNLTSYVSRHSFATQAMLHDIPLTAISTMLGHSSVKTTEIYLKGLPVNILDNYNERILG from the coding sequence ATGAACACAAACGTCGTGATTTCCTTAGATACACGCCGTGCCAAAAAGGACGGCACTTTTCCGGTCATTATGCGACTAGGTCATAATGCCCAAACAACCTCTATCCACCTAGGGGTAAGCGTTGCTGAAAAGGATTGGGATGAGCAAAAACGGAATGTTAAGAAAACTTACAAGGGCGTAAGTTCTGCAACCCGATTGATCAATCAGATTGACAAGGCGAAGACCGATGCGATGGACATTATTTTCAAACTCCAAGAATTAGGCATCCTTCAAACCTTGTCGATCACCTCCTTGAAAGATCGGATCACACAGAAAGAAGCAAAGGATTCGTTTCTGCAATTCGCCAGTCAATGCGTAGATGAATTGATTAAGGCGCATCGGGTTGGTACGGCCAGATCGTATAAAGGCCTGATCAGTGTTTTGAAAGAATACCGCAAGGGTAAGGATCTATTGTTCAAGGAAATTACATACGATTTCCTATCAAGATTCGAGACCAATCATAAAAGTAAAGGCAATGGCGCTAATGGATTAGCTGTCTATATGCGGACAATTCGGGCCATTTATAACAAGGCTATAAAGTCTGGGGTAGCCGATAAAGAATTGTATCCGTTCGATGACTATAAGATTAAGACTGCTCCGACGGAAAAACGGGCTTTGGACGGAGAGTTTCTCAAAACGATCATTCAATTGGACATTCCTGCCAATCATCTATGCTTCAATACGCGGAATTATTTCGTTGCCAGTTATATGATGTACGGAATGAACTTCGCGGATATGGCCTATCTAGAAAAAAGTTCTGTAGAGAATGGTCGAGTCCGGTATCGCCGAAGAAAAACGGGCAAGCTGTATGATATAAAGATTACACCGCAGCTTGAAAGCATATTGGTTCACTACATGCAACAAACTCCCGATTCCAAGTTCGTCTTTCCGATCTTGAAACGGGACTCGCCAACCCTTCGTGAGAAGGACATCCAATGGGCCAGAAAACGATATAATAAAAAGCTGAAGCTACTGGCCTCACTATGTGGTATTGACTCAAACCTGACAAGCTATGTAAGCCGACATTCATTCGCGACCCAGGCCATGCTACATGATATTCCGCTTACGGCTATCAGCACTATGCTTGGACATTCCAGCGTAAAAACCACCGAAATTTACCTCAAAGGGCTACCGGTCAATATCTTGGACAATTACAATGAACGAATTTTGGGATGA